One Brassica napus cultivar Da-Ae chromosome C4, Da-Ae, whole genome shotgun sequence genomic region harbors:
- the LOC106374942 gene encoding probable serine incorporator: MNDQRVRSFQISPGDLEAAQLDDLIREIEQKSLFYHQEKKKSLRARYIYGTIFLIINLCAWFIRDYAQKALTLLPHVSSCGPEGSHCFHTLGVLRVSLGCFIFFLVMFLSTWNTMKLHQAQNTWHSDNWSFKFLLLVSVMVASFFIPQLYIQIYGEIARVGAGIFLGLQLISVIEFITWWNNYWMPNNQNKQSCSFGLAMSVVFYIGSVCGIAVMYYFYVASTACALNIFFISLTVLLLIVMMVMSLHSKVKSSLMSSGIMASYIVFLCWSAIRSEPSHTKCNAHTQNGHTDWITVLSFLIAIGAIVMATFSTGIDSESFSFQFRKDEAKEEDDIPYSYGFFHLVFSLGAMYFAMLFISWNLEHSARKWSMDVGWTSTWVKIVNEWFAAGIYLWKLIAPIVRQPRVHEQPQPTTTEVSR, translated from the exons ATGAATGATCAACGGGTGAGATCTTTCCAGATCAGTCCTGGAGACTTAGAGGCTGCTCAGCTTGATGATCTCATAAGGGAGATAGAGCAGAAGAGTCTCTTTTACCACCAAGAGAAGAAAAAGTCGTTGAGAGCTCGTTATATCTATGGAACCATCTTCTTGATTATAAATCTGTGCGCTTGGTTCATCCGAGACTATGCACAAAAGGCTCTGACCTTGCTTCCAC ATGTTAGTAGTTGTGGACCAGAAGGAAGTCATTGTTTCCATACTCTTGGGGTACTCAGAGTGAGTCTTGGATGTTTC ATATTTTTCCTCGTTATGTTCCTCTCAACATGGAACACAATGAAACTCCACCAAGCTCAAAACACTTGGCACTCAGACAATTGGTCCTTCAAGTTTCTCCTGCTGGTTTCAGTCATGGTTGCTTCTTTCTTCATACCTCAGCTTTACATCCAAATTTACG GAGAAATCGCGCGTGTTGGTGCAGG GATATTTCTTGGACTTCAACTAATAAGTGTGATTGAATTCATCACTTGGTGGAATAACTACTGGATGCCTAATAACCAAAACAAGCAAAG CTGCTCTTTTGGTTTGGCCATGTCAGTAGTTTTCTACATCGGCTCTGTTTGTGGGATCGCGGTGATGTACTACTTCTATGTAGCTTCAACTGCTTGTGCCCtcaatatatttttcatctcATTGACTGTTCTTCTTCTAATCGTTATGATGGTTATGTCACTACATTCAAAG GTGAAGAGCAGCCTTATGTCATCTGGGATTATGGCTTCCTACATTGTGTTTTTATGTTGGTCTGCCATCAGAAG CGAACCTTCACATACCAAATGCAATGCGCATACACAGAACGGTCACACCGATTGGATCACAGTACTG AGTTTCCTTATAGCTATAGGAGCCATTGTGATGGCAACATTCTCAACCGGGATCGATTCAGAATCCTTCAGC TTCCAGTTCCGTAAAGACGAAgctaaagaagaagatgatattcCATATAGCTATGGATTCTTCCATCTTGTGTTTTCCTTAGGAGCAATGTACTTTGCTATGTTGTTCATCAGCTGGAACCTCGAGCATTCAGCTCGGAA ATGGAGCATGGATGTTGGGTGGACAAGCACATGGGTGAAGATAGTGAATGAGTGGTTTGCCGCAGGGATATACC tgtGGAAGTTGATTGCACCTATTGTGAGACAGCCTAGGGTTCATGAGCAACCTCAGCCAACAACAACAGAAGTCAGCAGATAG
- the LOC106373917 gene encoding chaperonin CPN60-like 1, mitochondrial: MYRLVSNIASQARNARKCTTQFGSMLSSTRSYSEKDIRSGVKELADTGQVTMGPKGCNVTIEQKDDGSITITQSWRAPKVTKDDVTVAKSNESKGRVKNVGASPVKQVAKATNNVAGDGTTYATVLTRAIFTEGCKSVTPEKSAYHAAYRAMHLRLGIKLAVDTVLKNLKSRARMISTFEEIAQVGTASANGDREIGELIAKAMESVGKEGVITVQGGNTLFNELEVVEGMKIDRGYRSPLFITNEKYQTCELEDPLILIHEKEITSPDSTSTVLESALRFVNDPLLYIHDNKVHNIESLSKVLDLALKKQRSLLIIAEDLDSFSVAGLVWKTPRSHHVARLGLSWKTPPGEMKICAVKAPGFGENHRAYMHDLATLTGAQVITEERGMSLEKIELGMLGTCKKVIVSKENTVFIGGAGDKKYIGERCEQIRSMVETSESGYDKDMLQDRLAKLSESVAVIKIGGTSEREISEKIDRVNNALNATKAALEEGIVPGGGVALLYASKELEKLSTNYISQEIGVQIIQNALKIPVYIIASNAGVDGKVIVDKLLESNNPDIGYDAAKGEYVDMVKSGNIDPVKMIRTALADAARDSNGFMLKKNQYLGVGMKVIGRGGCIREELEGRIKELSKMKMARFVADGIFYAELNEVLTRELAEDGYVGAEVRVTTTEEVVTKISKKEEASPAMGGGVGGEGEKGSTKTKQ; encoded by the exons ATGTATCGACTTGTCTCCAACATTGCTTCACAAGCTAG AAACGCCAGAAAGTGTACAACCCAG TTTGGAAGCATGCTCAGTTCCACTAGAAGTTATTCAGAAAAAGACATACGGTCCGGTGTTAAGGAGCTTGCTGATACAGGTCAAGTCACTATGGGACCCAAG ggGTGTAATGTCACCATCGAACAAAAAGATGATGGTAGTATCACCATCACACAAAGCTGGCGTGCACCAAAGGTGACAAAGGATGATGTTACTGTTGCCAAGAGCAATGAGTCCAAGGGCAGAGTCAAGAACGTTGGTGCCAGTCCTGTCAAACAGGTAGCTAAAGCCACAAATAATGTAGCTGGTGATG GAACGACGTATGCTACAGTCCTTACTAGAGCTATCTTCACGGAAGGTTGTAAATCAGTTACTCCTGAAAAGAGTGCATATCATGCTGCATATCGTGCAATGCACCTAAGACTTGGTATCAAGTTAGCAGTTGATACTGTTTTGAAGAACTTGAAGAGTAGAGCACGCATGATTAGCACTTTTGAAGAAATTGCCCAAGTTGGAACAGCATCAGCTAATGGAGATAGAGAGATTGGTGAACTTATTGCAAAGGCTATGGAAAGTGTTGGCAAAGAGGGAGTGATCACAGTTCAA GGTGGCAACACTTTGTTTAACGAGTTGGAAGTTGTTGAGGGTATGAAGATCGACAGGGGATACAGATCCCCACTCTTCATTACAAACGAGAAATACCAAACATGT GAGCTAGAAGATCCTCTCATTCTCATCCACGAGAAGGAAATTACTAGTCCTGATTCTACGTCTACAGTTTTAGAGTCGGCTCTCAGG TTTGTTAATGATCCTCTCCTTTACATCCACGACAACAAAGTTCACAATATTGAATCTCTGTCTAAAGTCTTAGACTTGGCCCTCAAG AAACAAAGGTCGCTGCTGATCATTGCAGAGGATTTGGATAGCTTTTCTGTTGCTGGGCTAGTTTGGAAAACGCCTCGTTCTCACCATGTTGCTAGGCTAGGGCTAAGTTGGAAAACACCTCCTGGTGAAATGAAG atCTGTGCTGTGAAGGCCCCTGGTTTTGGAGAAAACCATAGGGCTTATATGCACGATCTAGCTACCCTCACAGGAGCCCAG GTAATAACAGAAGAGAGAGGTATGagtcttgagaaaatcgaactCGGTATGCTTGGAACCTGCAAAAAG GTAATTGTATCCAAAGAAAACACTGTTTTTATTGGTGGGGCTGGTGACAAGAAATATATTGGAGAACGATGTGAACAG ATACGATCCATGGTTGAAACGAGTGAGTCTGGCTATGACAAGGATATGTTACAAGATAGGTTGGCTAAGCTTTCTGAGAGTGTTGCTGTAATAAAG ATCGGAGGAACGAGTGAGAGAGAAATTAGCGAAAAGATAGATAGAGTAAACAATGCTCTAAATGCAACCAAAGCAGCTTTAGAAGAAGGTATTGTTCCAGGCGGTGGTGTTGCTCTTTTGTACGCGTCAAAAGAACTTGAGAAGCTTTCCACAAATTACATTAGTCAAGAAATCGGTGTCCAAATCATCCAAAATGCTctcaag ATACCTGTTTACATTATTGCTTCCAACGCTGGAGTCGACGGTAAAGTCATCGTTGACAAGCTTTTGGAATCAAATAATCCTGACATCGGTTATGATGCTGCTAAAG GAGAATACGTGGATATGGTGAAGTCTGGTAATATCGACCCTGTGAAAATGATCAGAACCGCATTGGCTGATGCTGCGAGGGACTCAAATG GGTTTATGCTTAAGAAGAACCAATATTTGGGAGTTGGGATGAAGGTGATAGGCCGTGGAGGGTGTATACGAGAAGAGTTGGAAGGAAGAATCAAGGAGTTATCGAAGATGAAGATGGCGAGA TTTGTAGCGGACGGTATATTCTACGCCGAATTGAATGAGGTTTTGACAAGAGAGCTTGCAGAAGACGGTTACGTTGGTGCAGAAGTTAGGGTTACAACGACTGAAGAAGTTGTAACTAAGAtttcaaagaaagaagaagcgTCTCCAGCTATGGGAGGTGGCGTGGGCGGTGAGGGAGAAAAGGGttctacaaaaacaaaacagtgA
- the LOC106377100 gene encoding uncharacterized protein LOC106377100 has protein sequence MAERGALPLLRPSLPRPSIFLSFANLRASRFKKPTSSASHLHYPSSSRSTVVSVKVIPLNRRRFIYKIRAVAEEEGRYGRTERGKRGRKRRQLWEELLEDNVEEDDVDSGKIDLWKILEEIVDNVWILKAFKSYGYLLPFILLSLFFSTGPKAFLISLGVAIGPSLLFLAFRKLVGWDKRRRTSTASQFGGEMEEERRSRVRYTPSQVRNSGSAGMASNFGGWDELEGPGTVYEQPRTEPKRKLMKKRKKIRREEAAEAQPLLLRLLVSLFPFLSSYTNMLK, from the exons ATGGCGGAGAGAGGAGCTCTTCCGCTTCTTCGCCCCTCCTTGCCGCGACCCTCTATATTCCTCAGCTTCGCAAACCTCCGTGCGTCGCGATTCAAAAAGCCTACATCCTCTGCTTCTCATCTCCACTATCCCTCCTCCTCACGCTCTACAGTAGTTTCCGTTAAGGTAATCCCTCTGAATCGCCGGAGATTCATCTACAAAATCCGCGCCGTCGCGGAGGAAGAGGGAAGATATGGACGGACGGAGAGGGGGAAGAGAGGAAGGAAAAGGCGGCAGCTTTGGGAAGAATTATTGGAGGATAACGTTGAAGAAGACGATGTTGATAGTGGTAAAATCGATCTGTGGAAGATCTTAGAGGAGATTGTAGACAATGTCTGGATTCTAAAG GCATTCAAATCGTATGGATATCTCCTCCCTTTCATCCTCTTATCGCTTTTCTTCAGCACGGGACCCAAAGCTTTCCTCATATCGCTAGGTGTAGCCATCGGGCCATCACTGTTGTTTCTAGCGTTCCGGAAGTTAGTTGGTTGGGATAAACGTAGAAGAACGTCAACGGCTAGTCAGTTCGGGGGAGAGATGGAAGAGGAGAGAAGGAGCCGAGTTCGATACACCCCATCTCAGGTCAGAAACAGTGGTTCAGCTGGAATGGCTTCTAACTTTGGTGGGTGGGACGAGTTAGAAGGGCCCGGGACGGTTTACGAGCAGCCGAGAACCGAACCGAAGAGGAAactgatgaagaagaggaagaaaataagaagagaagaagcaGCAGAAGCACAACCATTGTTGTTGAGATTGTTGGTGTCTTTGTTCCCATTCTTGAGCTCTTACACAAACATgctcaaataa
- the LOC106377101 gene encoding haloacid dehalogenase-like hydrolase domain-containing protein At2g33255 → MTSFLFSRSFLSLTLRPSSSILMANLTTNAKARLRGVVFDMDGTLTVPVIDFAAMYRTVLGEDEYKRIKAESPTGIDILHHIESWSPDKQQKAYEIIADYEQQGIDKLQIMPGAVELCSFLDSKKIKRGLITRNVKKAIDIFHQRFGVIFSPALGREFRPYKPNPDPLLHICSAWDIQPNEVIMVGDSLKDDIACGKGAGAFTCLLDETGRYGPDDFSVSGLHPDFKVDSLSKIQNILETNFDLIP, encoded by the exons ATGACATCATTCCTCTTTTCAAGATCATTCCTTTCACTAACACTCAGACCTTCTTCTTCGATCTTAATGGCGAATCTAACGACGAACGCAAAAGCTCGCCTGAGAGGCGTTGTGTTCGACATGGACGGAACCTTAACGGTTCCGGTCATCGATTTCGCGGCAATGTACAGGACTGTCCTCGGAGAAGACGAGTACAAGCGAATCAAGGCGGAGAGTCCTACCGGAATCGATATTCTTCACCATATAGAGTCGTGGAGCCCAGATAAGCAGCAGAAGGCGTACGAGATCATAGCTGATTATGAGCAACAGGGGATTGATAAGCTCCAAATCATGCCCG GTGCTGTTGAACTATGTAGCTTTCTTGATTCCAAAAAGATAAA GAGGGGGCTAATTACACGCAATGTTAAGAAGGCAATTGACATTTTCCACCAACGTTTTGGG GTTATCTTTTCACCGGCACTAGGCAGAGAGTTTCGTCCATATAAACCAAACCCGGATCCGCTGCTGCATATATGTTCAGCATGGGACATCCAACCTAACGAAGTCATCATGGTTGGTGACAGCTTGAAAGATGAT ATAGCTTGTGGAAAAGGAGCTGGAGCTTTCACATGCTTGCTAGATGAAACTGGAAGGTATGGACCAGATGATTTTTCTGTCTCTGGACTGCATCCTGATTTTAAAGTTGATTCCCTGTCCAAAATTCAGAACATATTGGAGACGAACTTCGACCTCATcccatag
- the LOC106374941 gene encoding thioredoxin-like 1-3, chloroplastic, giving the protein MVERAEEKFHKTSSLSAIQTFFSFQVFFYMTCFLWNTAIIFLCEFMATDTFIKLNPIFINPNRFNLRECSNLSPKSISSLSCISPRLISCSHVNPRTLIYGENDNILFPKKKIPSMIRCQTSLGIGRNQKWWEKELKPNMKSVTSPQDLVDSLLNAGDKLVVVDFFSPGCGGCKALYPKLCKIAEKNPEVEFLQVNYEEQRSLCQSLHVHVLPFFRFYRGSSGRVCSFSCTNATINKFKEALEKHGREQCSIGKTKGLEEKELVAMATNKDLSLDYKPKNNEVNREIKENDTIIERSPISKEQDEKRSLVISRAGIV; this is encoded by the exons ATGGTGGAGAGAGCAGAAGAGAAATTTCACAAAACCTCTTCTCTCTCTGCTATTCaaacttttttctcttttcaagtttttttttatatgacatGTTTCTTGTGGAACACGGCAATTATTTTTCTGTGTGAATTCATGGCGACAGATACGTTCATCAAGTTGAATCCAATCTTCATTAATCCCAACCGCTTCAACCTCCGAGAATGTTCCAACCTAAGCCCTAAAAGCATCTCTTCTCTGAGCTGCATTAGCCCAAGACTGATATCTTGCAGCCATGTCAACCCTAGAACATTGATCTACGGCGAGAATGATAACATATTGTTTCCCAAGAAAAAGATTCCTTCCATGATCCGTTGTCAG ACGAGTCTTGGGATTGGAAGGAACCAAAAATGGTGGGAGAAGGAACTGAAACCTAACATGAAGTCGGTAACATCACCTCAAGATCTTGTCGACTCTCTACTTAATGCTGGAGATAAACTTGTTGTCGTTGATTTCTTCTCTCCCGGTTGTGGTGGATGCAAAGCTCTTTATCCCAAG TTATGTAAAATAGCAGAGAAGAATCCAGAGGTGGAGTTTCTACAAGTGAATTACGAAGAACAAAGAAGTCTATGTCAAAGTCTTCACGTTCATGTTCTTCCCTTCTTTCGCTTCTACCGTGGCTCCTCAGGCCGCGTCTGCAGTTTCAGTTGTACTAATGCCACg ATAAATAAGTTCAAGGAGGCGTTGGAGAAACATGGGAGGGAACAATGTAGCATTGGAAAGACAAAGGGACTTGAAGAGAAAGAACTAGTCGCCATGGCCACAAATAAAGACCTGTCTTTGGATTATAAACCCAAAAATAATGAAGTAAACCGCGAGATAAAAGAAAATGACACAATTATCGAAAGATCTCCAATCTCAAAAGAACAAGATGAAAAACGTTCTCTAGTAATTAGCCGTGCAGGAATTGTCTAG